The following are encoded together in the Cystobacter fuscus DSM 2262 genome:
- a CDS encoding thiol-disulfide oxidoreductase DCC family protein, with translation MSTSKHLLFFDGVCVLCNHTVHFIHARDRQDVFLFAQLQGALARDLLARHGKDAAALDGVYLLADRGSANERLLWKYAAVRFVLRQLGGVWKGLSVLMGVLPARVGDFFYDLVARNRYRLVGKYEQCALPPPALRRKFVVDGE, from the coding sequence GTGAGCACCTCGAAGCACCTGCTGTTCTTCGACGGCGTCTGCGTGCTGTGCAACCACACGGTCCACTTCATCCACGCGCGCGACCGCCAGGACGTCTTCCTCTTCGCCCAGCTCCAGGGAGCGCTCGCCCGGGACCTCCTCGCCCGCCACGGCAAGGACGCGGCCGCCCTGGATGGGGTGTACCTCCTGGCCGACCGGGGCTCCGCGAACGAGCGACTCCTCTGGAAATATGCCGCCGTGCGGTTCGTGTTGCGTCAACTCGGCGGCGTGTGGAAGGGGCTGTCCGTGCTCATGGGCGTGCTCCCCGCGCGCGTGGGCGATTTCTTCTATGACCTGGTGGCGCGCAACCGCTACCGGCTCGTCGGCAAGTACGAGCAGTGCGCGCTCCCGCCTCCCGCGCTCCGGCGCAAGTTCGTCGTCGACGGGGAGTAG